In Acidobacteriota bacterium, the following proteins share a genomic window:
- a CDS encoding ABC transporter permease has translation MSATVAEKELEPAARETREHSAPTSSSSVGSEPMLENTIEWSDSLLAHLRELFKHGELLYLVTQRELKVRYKQSVLGVLWAVLQPFSLMLVFSLFFGHFNRLPSEGLPYPLFSYPALLPWTFFSTALSFAIPSLIQNSNLITKIYFPREIVPLASVFAAFVDFLIASLIFVGMLFFYHVSPTWNLLYVLPLLTVQVLFTIGVCLLLSAFTVLYRDVRHTLPLVIQIWMFVTPVLYPASSVPERWRSLYMSLNPMAAIIDGYRRCIVKGLAPELNYLALAAGVSLLLVWLGYKYFKHLEREFADIV, from the coding sequence ATGTCAGCCACCGTAGCTGAAAAAGAATTGGAACCCGCCGCGCGCGAAACCCGCGAGCACAGCGCACCCACGTCGTCATCATCAGTCGGCAGCGAGCCAATGCTCGAAAACACCATCGAGTGGAGCGACAGTTTGCTTGCCCACTTGCGCGAACTGTTCAAGCACGGCGAACTGCTGTACCTCGTCACGCAGCGCGAATTGAAGGTACGTTACAAACAGAGCGTGCTGGGCGTGCTGTGGGCCGTGTTGCAACCGTTTTCGCTGATGCTGGTTTTCAGCTTGTTCTTTGGGCATTTCAACCGGCTGCCGAGCGAGGGGCTGCCGTATCCGCTCTTTTCTTACCCGGCCTTGTTGCCGTGGACGTTCTTTTCGACGGCGTTGTCGTTCGCCATTCCGAGCCTGATTCAAAATTCCAATCTCATCACCAAGATTTATTTCCCGCGCGAGATCGTGCCGCTGGCGTCGGTGTTTGCGGCCTTTGTGGATTTCCTGATCGCCTCGCTGATCTTTGTCGGGATGCTCTTTTTCTATCACGTCTCACCAACGTGGAATTTGCTGTACGTGCTGCCGCTGCTGACGGTGCAAGTGCTTTTCACCATTGGCGTCTGTTTGCTGCTGTCGGCGTTCACGGTGCTGTACCGCGATGTGCGGCACACGCTGCCGCTGGTGATTCAGATTTGGATGTTCGTCACGCCCGTGCTTTATCCCGCGTCGAGCGTGCCGGAACGCTGGCGCAGCCTGTATATGTCGCTCAATCCGATGGCCGCGATCATTGACGGGTATCGCCGCTGTATCGTGAAAGGCCTGGCGCCGGAATTGAATTATCTGGCCCTGGCGGCGGGCGTTTCGCTGCTGCTGGTCTGGCTGGGCTACAAGTATTTCAAACATCTGGAACGGGAGTTTGCGGACATTGTTTGA